One window of the Shewanella khirikhana genome contains the following:
- a CDS encoding SMI1/KNR4 family protein — protein MHELIEQLQEMSEQVPVPLELPSFDQLIDVEEEILIPLPSELKEYLLHASDVIVGSLEPVTAADRQSHTFLPEVAAYAWSIGLPRAMIPICQNGDNFYCIDQEGQVHYWAFGDFTEDQWDSFWEWAEDVWMNS, from the coding sequence ATGCACGAACTCATCGAACAACTACAAGAAATGAGTGAACAGGTTCCGGTACCGCTGGAACTGCCTTCATTTGATCAATTGATTGACGTGGAAGAAGAGATACTGATCCCTCTGCCATCTGAGCTGAAAGAATACCTACTGCATGCCAGTGACGTGATTGTGGGCAGCCTGGAGCCAGTCACCGCCGCCGACCGTCAAAGCCACACCTTCTTACCGGAAGTGGCTGCTTATGCCTGGTCCATCGGCCTGCCCCGCGCCATGATCCCCATCTGTCAGAACGGCGATAACTTTTACTGTATCGATCAGGAAGGTCAGGTACACTACTGGGCCTTTGGCGACTTCACCGAAGACCAGTGGGACTCCTTCTGGGAATGGGCCGAAGACGTCTGGATGAACAGTTAA
- a CDS encoding DUF4447 family protein → MAKEIGLNGIEMQYLRLSLGLSPAQAGTVTGHSEDEVIAWEAGSTEAPGLAQKKLLDIDEVIEMQVLNTSDGIEAMFKKEPKRRLAFVVYPTQAVYAQYNPEFLSSLPLAELYNTSAWRIKKECQLMLEVEVTLVPLDVESYKAFREQNSLGESRESRAKWAAAQLK, encoded by the coding sequence ATGGCAAAAGAGATTGGCCTCAACGGCATCGAAATGCAGTACCTGAGGCTGTCACTGGGCCTGAGCCCTGCGCAGGCGGGCACAGTCACCGGCCACAGCGAAGATGAGGTGATTGCCTGGGAAGCCGGCAGCACTGAAGCGCCCGGTCTGGCACAGAAAAAGCTGCTGGATATCGACGAAGTGATTGAGATGCAGGTGCTGAACACTTCAGACGGCATCGAAGCCATGTTCAAGAAAGAGCCCAAGCGCCGCCTGGCCTTCGTGGTTTACCCCACGCAAGCTGTGTATGCCCAGTACAACCCGGAGTTTTTAAGCTCGCTGCCACTGGCCGAGCTGTATAACACTTCCGCCTGGCGCATCAAAAAAGAATGCCAACTGATGCTGGAAGTCGAAGTGACCCTGGTGCCACTGGATGTGGAGAGCTACAAAGCCTTCCGCGAGCAAAATAGCCTGGGCGAAAGCCGCGAAAGCCGCGCCAAGTGGGCCGCAGCCCAACTGAAATAA